A single window of Magnetococcus marinus MC-1 DNA harbors:
- the dapB gene encoding 4-hydroxy-tetrahydrodipicolinate reductase, with product MTIKVGVTGVCGRMGRMLVEATHKAQGCMLGAASEYPGHTLIGADAGELAGVGKLGVLVGGDAETTFRDADVVIDFSVVEATLAHLRLALAQGTPIVIGTTGFSAAERQQIALAAERIPVVFAPNYAVGVNLLFKIAAEVAAVLGGEYDIEIVEAHHRHKVDAPSGTALGLGQAIAEAVERNLDEVAIYGRQGQTGARDPQTIGFSTIRGGDVVGDHTAMFMTDGERLELTHRASSRMTFAKGAVRAAKWVVEQKPGLYDMRDILGFK from the coding sequence ATGACCATTAAGGTAGGGGTGACAGGTGTTTGTGGTCGTATGGGGCGTATGTTGGTGGAGGCCACTCATAAGGCGCAAGGCTGCATGTTGGGCGCAGCGAGTGAATACCCAGGGCACACATTGATTGGCGCCGATGCCGGTGAACTGGCAGGCGTGGGCAAGTTGGGGGTGCTGGTGGGGGGGGATGCCGAGACAACCTTTCGCGATGCCGATGTGGTGATTGATTTTTCGGTGGTGGAGGCCACCCTGGCGCATCTGCGTTTGGCGCTGGCCCAAGGCACACCCATTGTGATTGGCACCACCGGTTTTAGCGCGGCAGAACGTCAACAGATTGCCCTGGCGGCGGAGCGTATTCCCGTTGTGTTTGCGCCCAACTATGCGGTGGGGGTTAACCTACTGTTTAAGATCGCTGCCGAGGTAGCCGCCGTGCTTGGTGGCGAGTATGATATTGAGATTGTCGAGGCCCACCACCGGCACAAGGTGGATGCCCCCTCCGGCACCGCTTTGGGTTTGGGGCAGGCCATTGCCGAGGCGGTGGAGCGCAACTTAGATGAGGTGGCCATTTACGGTCGTCAAGGTCAGACCGGGGCGCGGGATCCACAAACCATCGGTTTTTCCACCATTCGCGGTGGGGATGTGGTGGGGGACCATACCGCCATGTTTATGACCGATGGGGAGCGCTTGGAGCTAACCCACCGGGCCTCCAGCCGCATGACCTTCGCCAAGGGTGCCGTGCGGGCTGCTAAGTGGGTGGTGGAGCAGAAGCCGGGTCTCTATGATATGCGGGACATTTTAGGGTTTAAATAA
- the dnaJ gene encoding molecular chaperone DnaJ: MSKDLYEILGVSKGANDAEIKAAYRKLAMKLHPDRNPGNDAAEAQFKEVNAAYEVLKDPQKRTIYDQYGHAGLGQGGPGGPGGFGGQGGAGFGDIFEEFFGDIFGGGRQTRGGGRSGARQGEDYRYDLRVTLEEVARGVEKRVRIPSMSTCDTCHGSGARSGSKPTTCTTCGGAGQIRTQQGFFQVQRACHVCHGKGQIISDPCPDCGGAGRQKKEKTLTVKIPPGVDTGTRIRLSGEGGAGIQGGPAGDLYIITEVEPHSMFERYGVDLLCVVPITFPQAALGAKLEVPTLNGKARITLPAGSQTGKRLVLRSKGLPHLNRPGMLGDLVVEVRVETPVKLTTKQKELLEEFDRCGDPDSQPDSVGFFDKVKEFLGGN; encoded by the coding sequence ATGTCCAAGGATCTCTACGAAATTCTGGGTGTGTCAAAGGGTGCGAATGACGCTGAAATCAAGGCAGCCTATCGCAAGTTGGCGATGAAGCTGCACCCTGACCGCAATCCGGGTAATGATGCAGCAGAAGCGCAGTTTAAGGAGGTCAATGCAGCCTATGAGGTGTTGAAAGATCCTCAAAAGCGCACCATCTATGACCAGTATGGTCATGCCGGTTTGGGGCAGGGTGGCCCCGGTGGACCTGGCGGCTTTGGTGGACAGGGCGGCGCAGGCTTTGGGGATATTTTTGAAGAGTTTTTCGGGGATATTTTTGGGGGCGGTCGACAAACCCGTGGGGGGGGGCGTAGTGGGGCCCGTCAGGGTGAAGATTATCGCTACGACCTGCGGGTGACGTTAGAAGAGGTGGCGCGGGGGGTGGAAAAGCGGGTACGCATTCCCTCCATGAGCACCTGTGATACCTGTCACGGCAGTGGCGCGCGCTCGGGCAGTAAGCCCACCACCTGTACCACCTGTGGGGGGGCCGGGCAGATACGCACTCAGCAAGGCTTTTTCCAGGTGCAACGGGCCTGTCATGTCTGTCACGGTAAGGGACAGATTATCTCAGATCCCTGTCCCGATTGTGGGGGCGCGGGTCGGCAGAAGAAGGAAAAAACCCTCACCGTAAAAATTCCACCAGGGGTGGATACCGGTACGCGCATTCGTCTCTCTGGCGAAGGGGGGGCAGGCATTCAGGGTGGCCCGGCGGGGGATCTGTATATTATCACCGAGGTTGAACCCCATAGCATGTTTGAGCGCTATGGGGTGGATCTATTGTGTGTGGTGCCCATTACCTTCCCGCAGGCAGCGTTGGGGGCCAAGCTGGAGGTGCCCACCCTCAACGGCAAGGCCCGTATTACCTTGCCAGCGGGCAGTCAGACCGGTAAGCGTTTGGTGTTGCGCAGTAAAGGTTTGCCCCATTTGAACCGCCCCGGCATGTTGGGCGATCTGGTGGTGGAGGTGCGGGTAGAGACGCCGGTCAAACTGACCACCAAGCAGAAAGAGCTGCTTGAAGAGTTTGACCGTTGCGGCGATCCCGACTCGCAGCCCGATTCTGTGGGCTTTTTTGACAAGGTTAAAGAGTTTCTAGGCGGCAATTAA
- the rplS gene encoding 50S ribosomal protein L19, protein MNQVQAFEQSMIPETAVPKFGAGDTLKVHVKVVEGTRERIQVFEGVCIGRMNAGLRSTFTVRKISFGEGVERTFPVYSPRVDKIEVIRHGDVRRAKLYYLRGRTGKASRIKEKRDW, encoded by the coding sequence ATGAACCAAGTGCAGGCTTTTGAACAGAGCATGATCCCTGAGACCGCCGTGCCTAAGTTTGGCGCAGGTGACACCTTGAAGGTACACGTGAAGGTTGTAGAAGGCACCCGTGAGCGGATCCAGGTTTTTGAAGGGGTTTGCATCGGTCGCATGAACGCGGGTTTGCGTTCCACCTTTACCGTGCGCAAGATCTCTTTTGGCGAGGGTGTGGAGCGGACTTTCCCTGTCTACTCACCCCGGGTAGACAAGATTGAAGTGATTCGCCATGGTGACGTACGTCGTGCCAAGCTTTACTACTTGCGTGGCCGTACGGGTAAAGCCAGCCGCATCAAAGAGAAGCGCGACTGGTAG
- the trmD gene encoding tRNA (guanosine(37)-N1)-methyltransferase TrmD — protein sequence MRFSILTLFPEMFAPLQASILGRGQKSGRLDLNLVQIRDFATDRHQNVDDTPFGGGPGMVLKPDILSHALRATLQGETAHVVYMSPQGSRFDQATAQRLAGYGHVVLLCGRYEGVDERFIDAHVDEELSVGDFVLTGGELPAMMVVDAVSRMVPGVLGDLESAQADSFQTGLLDHPHYTRPAHWVVDGDHYGAPEVLLSGNHGAIAEWRRRQALLRTLIRRPDLLGKAPLSRVEKRLIEALAVDLDALENKH from the coding sequence ATGCGGTTTTCCATACTAACCCTTTTTCCCGAGATGTTTGCGCCACTACAGGCCTCGATCCTCGGTCGTGGGCAAAAGAGCGGGCGGCTGGATCTTAATCTGGTACAGATACGGGATTTTGCCACTGACCGTCACCAAAATGTGGATGATACCCCCTTTGGTGGTGGTCCCGGCATGGTGTTAAAGCCGGATATCCTCAGCCATGCGTTACGCGCGACGTTGCAGGGTGAGACCGCGCATGTGGTCTACATGAGCCCCCAGGGTAGCCGCTTTGATCAAGCAACGGCGCAGCGATTGGCCGGTTATGGCCATGTGGTGCTGCTGTGTGGGCGCTATGAAGGGGTGGATGAGCGTTTTATTGATGCTCATGTGGACGAAGAGCTCTCGGTTGGGGATTTTGTGCTCACCGGGGGTGAACTGCCCGCCATGATGGTGGTGGATGCGGTTTCTCGCATGGTTCCCGGTGTGTTGGGGGATCTGGAGAGTGCCCAGGCAGACTCGTTTCAAACCGGGTTACTGGATCATCCTCACTATACACGTCCAGCGCATTGGGTGGTGGATGGTGATCATTATGGGGCACCAGAGGTTTTGCTTTCGGGCAACCATGGGGCCATTGCAGAATGGCGTAGACGACAGGCGCTGTTGCGCACGTTGATACGCAGACCGGATCTGCTGGGCAAAGCCCCGTTAAGCCGGGTTGAAAAACGTCTGATCGAGGCCCTTGCTGTTGATCTGGACGCGCTGGAAAACAAGCATTGA
- the pyrF gene encoding orotidine-5'-phosphate decarboxylase has product MSKQPPISAIKNIPSRDRLMFAMDVPDSATAKNLAERLGGSVTVYKLGLELFLSGDYFELVEWMLKRDKKVFADLKLFDIPKTVERATRQLAGRGIHYLTVHGNDGILQAAASAKGDMKILGVTSLTSLDRGDLDDLGFQCDVEALVASRAKRALLHGCDGVISSGLEAARLRAELDHKLLVITPGIRPVENRPSDDQKRVVSVEQAFAFGADHIVVGRPIRDAEEPAKAAEAIQQTIADLFS; this is encoded by the coding sequence ATGTCCAAGCAACCACCCATCTCTGCTATAAAAAATATCCCGTCGCGGGATCGTTTGATGTTTGCCATGGATGTGCCCGATAGTGCCACAGCCAAAAACCTGGCAGAAAGGCTGGGTGGCTCTGTCACGGTCTATAAGCTGGGGTTGGAGCTGTTTCTTTCGGGGGACTATTTTGAGCTGGTGGAGTGGATGCTCAAGCGGGATAAAAAGGTTTTTGCGGATCTAAAACTGTTTGATATTCCCAAGACCGTGGAGCGGGCCACCCGGCAGTTGGCGGGGCGGGGGATCCACTATCTCACGGTGCATGGTAATGATGGCATTTTGCAGGCGGCGGCCTCGGCCAAAGGGGATATGAAAATCCTGGGTGTGACCTCGTTAACCAGCCTGGACCGGGGGGATTTGGATGACCTAGGCTTTCAGTGTGATGTGGAAGCGTTGGTTGCCTCGCGGGCCAAACGGGCGTTGCTGCATGGCTGTGATGGGGTGATCTCGTCGGGCTTGGAAGCGGCGAGATTGCGTGCGGAGTTGGACCACAAACTGCTGGTGATTACGCCGGGCATTCGGCCTGTGGAAAACCGTCCCAGTGATGACCAAAAACGGGTGGTCAGCGTGGAGCAGGCGTTTGCGTTTGGTGCCGACCATATTGTGGTGGGTCGACCTATCCGGGATGCGGAAGAGCCCGCTAAAGCCGCCGAGGCGATCCAACAAACCATTGCCGATCTGTTTAGCTAA
- a CDS encoding ribonuclease HII, which translates to MRHKAHPGPDLELECALLRSNRAIKTLCGVDEAGRGPLCGPVVAAAVVLDLDNLPVGLNDSKQLSAKKREQLFEQIYVTSQVGVGEASVAEIDALNILHASMLAMVRAVTALQGRLVVDHALIDGNRVPATLPVPGQAVVKGDAKSLSIAAASIIAKVTRDRIMAELDRDYPHYGWAKSQGYPTQAHLQALALHGVTPHHRRSFKPVKQLLPH; encoded by the coding sequence ATGAGACACAAGGCGCACCCTGGCCCCGATCTGGAGCTGGAGTGCGCCTTGTTGCGTTCAAATCGGGCCATTAAAACCCTTTGCGGGGTGGATGAAGCGGGACGCGGCCCTTTGTGTGGTCCGGTGGTGGCTGCGGCGGTGGTGCTGGATTTGGACAACCTGCCCGTGGGGTTGAATGATTCCAAACAGCTGAGCGCCAAAAAACGCGAACAGCTGTTTGAGCAGATTTACGTCACTTCACAGGTTGGTGTGGGTGAAGCATCGGTGGCGGAGATTGATGCGTTGAACATACTGCACGCCAGTATGTTGGCCATGGTGCGAGCGGTGACGGCGCTCCAGGGTAGACTGGTTGTGGACCATGCGCTAATTGATGGCAATCGTGTGCCAGCAACCTTACCGGTTCCGGGGCAAGCGGTGGTGAAGGGGGATGCTAAATCGCTTTCCATAGCGGCGGCGTCTATTATTGCCAAGGTGACGCGGGACCGCATCATGGCCGAGTTGGATCGAGATTATCCTCACTATGGTTGGGCCAAAAGCCAGGGTTATCCTACCCAAGCCCATCTGCAAGCCCTCGCTTTGCATGGCGTAACCCCCCACCACCGTCGCAGCTTTAAACCGGTTAAGCAGTTGCTTCCCCACTGA
- the grpE gene encoding nucleotide exchange factor GrpE, whose amino-acid sequence MSEAEEKKMSPEPESPEPENSESSKTESQAVEGEVVEEETESCTLPEEENSTEPSLEAQLQMALDKAEEQQKNYLRSMADMDNLRKRNAREMEQARKFAVEGFARDMLSVADNLERAMSHMDQESDNEQIKAIVDGVKMVNSELAKSLEKHGIKRIEAMGQMFDPNLHQAVMQVADDRVPPDTVVQEMQAGYTLNERLLRPSMVGVAKAP is encoded by the coding sequence ATGAGTGAAGCCGAAGAGAAAAAGATGAGCCCAGAGCCAGAGAGCCCAGAGCCAGAGAACTCAGAGAGCTCAAAAACGGAATCCCAGGCTGTCGAAGGTGAAGTGGTCGAGGAAGAGACCGAAAGCTGTACCCTGCCCGAAGAGGAGAACAGCACCGAACCCTCATTGGAAGCCCAACTGCAAATGGCCCTCGATAAGGCTGAGGAGCAGCAGAAAAATTATCTGCGCAGCATGGCCGATATGGATAACCTGCGCAAACGCAATGCCCGCGAAATGGAACAAGCCCGCAAATTTGCGGTCGAAGGGTTCGCCCGGGATATGCTCAGTGTGGCCGATAATCTGGAACGCGCCATGAGCCATATGGACCAAGAGAGTGACAATGAGCAGATCAAAGCCATTGTGGACGGGGTCAAAATGGTCAACTCTGAGTTGGCCAAATCCCTAGAAAAACACGGTATTAAACGAATTGAGGCAATGGGGCAAATGTTTGATCCCAATCTGCACCAAGCGGTCATGCAAGTGGCCGATGACCGCGTACCCCCAGATACCGTGGTGCAAGAGATGCAGGCCGGTTATACCCTCAATGAGCGTCTGCTGCGCCCCAGTATGGTGGGTGTGGCCAAAGCGCCATAA
- the rpsP gene encoding 30S ribosomal protein S16, protein MAVCIRLARGGKKKKPVYSVVVADKRMARDGRFLEKLGQYIPMKEGGTFAINQERYAHWISQGAKPSETVGKLVAKQQNAAEA, encoded by the coding sequence ATGGCCGTTTGCATCCGTCTGGCACGTGGTGGTAAGAAAAAGAAACCCGTCTACAGTGTGGTTGTCGCTGACAAGCGCATGGCACGTGATGGTCGCTTTCTTGAGAAATTGGGGCAGTACATCCCCATGAAAGAGGGCGGTACATTCGCCATCAATCAAGAGCGTTATGCGCACTGGATCAGCCAAGGTGCCAAGCCTTCCGAAACGGTGGGTAAGTTGGTTGCCAAGCAACAGAACGCCGCTGAAGCCTAA
- the dnaK gene encoding molecular chaperone DnaK, protein MGKVVGIDLGTTNSCVSIMEGGEPKVIENSEGVRTTPSMVAFTNQGERLVGQAAKRQAVTNPTNTLYAIKRLIGRRFSDPLTAKDQGLVPYKIVKADNGDAWVEADGKKMSPSECSAMILQKMKQTAEDYLGESVSEAVITVPAYFNDAQRQATKDAGRIAGLEVLRIINEPTAAALAYGLDKKDGQTIAVFDLGGGTFDISILEIGDGVFEVKSTNGDTFLGGEDFDMAIIDYLADQFKKENSIDLRKDSMALQRLKEAAEKAKIELSSSNQTDINLPFITADASGPKHLNLSLTRAKLESLVDELVQRTLAPCRTALKDAGMTAADIDEVILVGGMTRMPKVQAVVGQFFGKEPHKGVNPDEVVAIGAAIQGGVLKGEVQDVLLLDVTPLSLGIETLGGVFTKLIEKNTTVPTRKSQVFSTAADNQSAVTIRVAQGEREMFSDNKTLGQFDLVGIAPAPRGMPQIEVTFDIDANGMVHVSAKDKGTGKEQSIHIEASGGLTSEEIDRMVHEAESHAEEDAKKRALIEARNNADSLVYSSEKSLKEHSDKLDDALKNQITAAIEDLKAVMPKEDPEAISSKTQALMELSMKMGEQIYKENPEAAGMDPEAAAHAAGMHGGAATGGGDGANKHGKGAEDVVEAEFEEVNDDKK, encoded by the coding sequence ATGGGCAAAGTGGTTGGCATTGATCTGGGTACCACCAACTCCTGTGTCTCAATCATGGAGGGCGGCGAGCCTAAAGTCATTGAGAATAGTGAAGGGGTGCGTACCACCCCCTCGATGGTGGCGTTTACCAATCAAGGGGAGCGTCTGGTGGGGCAAGCTGCCAAACGTCAGGCGGTAACCAACCCGACCAATACCCTCTATGCGATCAAACGTCTCATCGGGCGTCGCTTTAGCGATCCGTTGACCGCTAAAGATCAAGGCTTGGTTCCCTATAAAATCGTCAAAGCAGATAATGGCGATGCTTGGGTGGAAGCCGATGGTAAAAAAATGAGCCCCTCCGAGTGCTCCGCGATGATTCTGCAAAAGATGAAGCAGACCGCCGAAGATTACCTCGGAGAGAGCGTGAGCGAGGCGGTTATCACCGTTCCCGCGTACTTTAATGATGCCCAACGTCAAGCCACTAAAGATGCCGGGCGTATCGCCGGCCTTGAGGTGTTGCGCATTATTAACGAGCCCACCGCCGCCGCCTTGGCCTATGGGTTGGACAAAAAGGATGGTCAAACCATCGCCGTGTTCGACTTGGGGGGGGGTACCTTTGACATCTCCATTCTGGAGATCGGTGACGGCGTGTTTGAAGTAAAATCCACCAATGGGGATACCTTCCTGGGTGGTGAAGATTTCGATATGGCCATTATCGACTATCTGGCCGATCAATTCAAAAAAGAGAACAGCATTGATCTGCGCAAGGATTCCATGGCGCTGCAACGCCTCAAGGAGGCCGCTGAGAAGGCTAAGATTGAGCTTTCCAGCAGCAACCAGACCGACATTAACCTGCCCTTTATCACTGCCGATGCCAGTGGCCCCAAGCACTTAAACCTGAGCTTGACCCGGGCTAAGCTGGAATCGCTGGTGGATGAGTTGGTGCAGCGCACCCTCGCCCCCTGCCGCACCGCCCTGAAGGATGCTGGCATGACCGCGGCTGACATTGATGAGGTGATCTTGGTGGGGGGTATGACCCGCATGCCCAAAGTGCAGGCAGTGGTGGGTCAGTTTTTTGGTAAAGAGCCCCACAAGGGTGTGAACCCCGACGAAGTCGTGGCCATTGGTGCGGCCATCCAGGGGGGGGTGCTCAAGGGTGAAGTGCAGGATGTGTTGTTGCTGGATGTGACCCCGCTCTCCTTGGGTATTGAGACCCTGGGCGGTGTGTTCACCAAATTGATTGAGAAAAATACCACCGTGCCTACCCGGAAGTCGCAAGTCTTTTCGACGGCAGCCGACAATCAGTCGGCCGTGACCATTCGGGTAGCCCAGGGCGAGCGCGAAATGTTCTCCGACAATAAAACCTTGGGGCAGTTTGATCTGGTTGGTATCGCCCCCGCGCCCCGTGGCATGCCCCAGATTGAGGTGACCTTTGACATTGACGCCAATGGCATGGTGCATGTGTCCGCCAAGGATAAAGGTACCGGTAAAGAGCAGTCCATTCATATTGAAGCCTCGGGCGGTTTGACCTCGGAAGAGATTGATCGCATGGTGCATGAGGCCGAGTCCCATGCGGAAGAGGATGCCAAGAAGCGTGCCCTGATCGAAGCCCGCAACAATGCGGACTCTCTGGTCTATTCCAGTGAGAAATCGTTGAAAGAGCACAGCGATAAGCTGGACGATGCGTTGAAAAACCAGATTACCGCCGCCATTGAAGATCTTAAAGCGGTGATGCCCAAGGAGGATCCTGAGGCCATCAGCAGCAAGACCCAAGCGCTCATGGAGCTTTCCATGAAGATGGGTGAGCAGATCTATAAGGAAAATCCTGAAGCCGCTGGCATGGATCCTGAAGCCGCAGCCCATGCAGCAGGGATGCATGGGGGTGCAGCCACGGGTGGTGGCGATGGGGCAAACAAACATGGCAAGGGCGCCGAAGATGTGGTAGAAGCCGAGTTTGAAGAGGTCAACGACGACAAAAAATAG
- the rimM gene encoding ribosome maturation factor RimM (Essential for efficient processing of 16S rRNA), whose translation MSGTEEIRWVTLGYVMGAFGLKGEMRVRSLTERPDGIFDHPVWWLFNPKQKTRQEMRLGSGRLHGKGVVATLAGVTTREAVQALFGTEIQVPRSMLPDGGDDPGVDGIWADLIGCQVVEVDGTELGRVVEMMATGANDVLIVRGGPEGEKLLPYIEEVVVELDLDRQIIKVKLMEGM comes from the coding sequence ATGTCAGGTACTGAAGAGATCCGTTGGGTCACTCTGGGCTATGTGATGGGGGCTTTTGGTCTCAAAGGCGAGATGCGTGTTCGCTCGTTGACCGAACGGCCCGATGGCATCTTCGACCACCCAGTCTGGTGGCTATTCAACCCCAAGCAGAAGACGCGGCAAGAGATGCGGTTGGGCTCTGGGCGGTTGCATGGCAAGGGTGTGGTGGCCACTTTGGCGGGTGTTACCACCCGTGAGGCGGTGCAGGCACTGTTCGGTACAGAGATCCAAGTACCTCGCAGCATGCTCCCGGATGGGGGGGATGATCCTGGGGTAGATGGTATCTGGGCGGATCTCATTGGCTGCCAAGTGGTTGAGGTGGATGGTACCGAGCTGGGCCGGGTTGTTGAAATGATGGCAACCGGTGCCAACGATGTACTCATCGTACGCGGCGGGCCTGAGGGTGAGAAGCTGCTTCCTTATATCGAGGAGGTGGTGGTGGAGCTAGACCTGGACCGGCAGATCATCAAGGTTAAGCTGATGGAAGGGATGTAG
- the ffh gene encoding signal recognition particle protein, with product MFESLSDRLEITFKKLKGQGKLSEQNIKDALREVRIALLEADVNLNVTKAFIRRVQEKAIGVEVLKSLTPGQQVIKIVHDELVAVMGAANESLNLANQPPVVVMMAGLQGSGKTTSTAKLAKRLIDKERKKCLLASLDVYRPAAMKQLQTVGEQVGATVLPTEPTENPREIAKRALEEAKKGGFDVLFLDTAGRLHIDEALMSELADVAALVNPHEILFVADAMTGQDAVSVAKNFDDRLNITGVLLSKTDGDARGGAALSIREVTGKPIKFLGTGEKLDGLEPFHPDRVASRILGMGDVVSLVETAMEKVDLEETFKLQEKLANKKGFTLEDFLTQMQQVQKMGSISDLVGMIPGAKQAMKGKELDVDDKQIKRLEAIILSMTKKERQKHALINASRKRRIAAGSGTSVQEVNKLLKQFVQTQTMMKKLGGMGGLGKMMKGMKGLPKIPGLGGGGFPKLPF from the coding sequence ATGTTCGAATCCCTCTCCGACCGCCTTGAAATCACCTTTAAAAAACTCAAAGGCCAAGGAAAACTCTCGGAACAAAATATTAAAGATGCCCTGCGCGAAGTGCGCATCGCCTTGCTAGAGGCCGACGTAAACCTAAACGTCACCAAAGCGTTTATCCGTCGGGTTCAAGAAAAAGCCATTGGCGTTGAGGTGCTGAAATCCCTCACCCCAGGGCAACAGGTCATCAAAATCGTCCATGACGAACTGGTCGCCGTCATGGGCGCAGCCAACGAAAGCCTAAACCTCGCTAACCAACCCCCGGTGGTGGTGATGATGGCGGGTCTGCAAGGCTCTGGTAAAACCACCAGCACCGCCAAGCTCGCCAAACGCCTCATTGATAAAGAGCGGAAAAAATGCCTGCTCGCCTCCTTGGATGTCTACCGTCCTGCGGCTATGAAACAGCTGCAAACCGTCGGTGAACAGGTTGGTGCGACGGTATTGCCAACGGAACCGACAGAAAACCCGCGAGAGATCGCCAAACGTGCGCTGGAGGAAGCCAAAAAGGGCGGCTTTGATGTGCTGTTCCTGGATACCGCTGGACGCCTGCACATTGATGAAGCCCTGATGAGCGAGTTGGCCGATGTGGCCGCTCTGGTCAACCCTCACGAAATCCTGTTTGTTGCCGATGCCATGACCGGCCAAGATGCCGTCAGCGTGGCTAAAAATTTCGATGACCGACTGAATATCACCGGCGTGCTGCTCTCTAAAACCGATGGTGACGCGCGGGGCGGTGCCGCCCTGTCCATCCGTGAAGTGACGGGCAAACCCATTAAATTTTTGGGTACTGGGGAAAAGCTGGATGGCCTAGAGCCCTTCCACCCCGACCGCGTAGCCTCCCGCATTTTGGGTATGGGCGATGTGGTCTCCCTGGTGGAAACCGCCATGGAAAAGGTGGATCTGGAAGAGACCTTTAAACTTCAGGAAAAACTGGCCAATAAAAAGGGCTTTACCTTGGAGGATTTTCTCACCCAAATGCAACAGGTGCAGAAAATGGGCTCCATCAGTGATCTGGTGGGCATGATCCCCGGTGCCAAACAGGCCATGAAGGGTAAAGAGCTGGATGTGGACGATAAACAGATTAAACGCCTCGAAGCGATTATTCTCTCCATGACCAAAAAAGAGCGGCAAAAACACGCGCTCATTAATGCATCCCGCAAACGCCGCATTGCGGCGGGCTCTGGTACCTCGGTACAAGAGGTCAATAAGCTGCTCAAACAGTTTGTGCAGACCCAGACCATGATGAAAAAATTGGGCGGTATGGGTGGCCTGGGTAAAATGATGAAGGGCATGAAAGGCTTGCCCAAAATTCCTGGTCTTGGCGGTGGCGGTTTTCCTAAGCTACCCTTTTAA